The Mugil cephalus isolate CIBA_MC_2020 chromosome 11, CIBA_Mcephalus_1.1, whole genome shotgun sequence genome includes a window with the following:
- the nr1d2a gene encoding nuclear receptor subfamily 1 group D member 2a: MPEDIGTAKPVSAGGVIAYISSSSPESCPSGGYMSTSPPSSRPSLPSRAVGMVVDIAPPAKNARSMEKAGRSSTSSKSSITKINGMVLLCKVCGDVASGFHYGVHACEGCKGFFRRSIQQNIQYKKCLKMENCTIMRINRNRCQQCRFKKCLSVGMSRDAVRFGRIPKREKQRMLLEMQNAMNNMMSNNSQLHGMLHGHQSPPLPMDATSTDGAPSSSASASPSSSSSSSSSSSASDSPSCSNPSSPQCPQDSESVVSMDTNSSSASSCGSDSGEDEAVGTPRQQRSPVTLETGCDGNSSSMEEQQGSWGCWDDNAAAVAAAAAEGNRFSHYGGQRITNAAYREERGVYQQLNGAPGCEATQRQNELNAQTSSSGYSEPSGCPSSRAHLVCPMNTSPYVDPRKPSQEIWEEFSMSFTPAVREVVEFAKRIPGFRDLPEHDQVGLLKAGTFEVLMVRFASLFNVAERTVTFLSGRRYSLDALRSLGAGELLNSMCEFSEKLAALRLDADEMSLFTAVVLVSADRSGIQDLNSVEALQDKLIRALRNQVMQNHGDESSTTFTKLLLKLPELRSLNNMHSEELLSFKVHP, encoded by the exons ATGCCTGAAGACATTGGGACAGCCAAGCCAG tgTCTGCAGGAGGAGTCATTGCCTACATTTCCTCCAGCAGCCCGGAGTCTTGTCCGAGCGGCGGCTACATGTCGACGTCGCCGCCCTCGTCGCGTCCGTCGCTGCCCAGTCGGGCCGTCGGGATGGTGGTGGACATCGCTCCGCCCGCCAAGAACGCTCGCAGCATGGAGAAGGCCGGACGCTCGTCCACGTCCTCCAAGAGCAGCATCACGA AAATCAACGGCATGGTTCTGTTGTGCAAAGTGTGCGGTGACGTGGCCTCGGGGTTCCACTATGGCGTCCACGCTTGTGAGGGCTGCAAG GGGTTCTTCAGGAGAAGCATCCAGCAGAACATCCAATACAAGAAGTGTCTCAAGATGGAGAACTGCACCATCATGCGGATCAACAGGAACCGCTGCCAGCAGTGTCGCTTCAAGAAGTGTCTGTCGGTCGGCATGTCCAGAGACG CTGTTAGATTCGGTCGCATCCcgaagagagagaagcagaggatgCTGCTGGAGATGCAGAACGCCATGAACAACATGATGAGCAACAATAGCCAGCTGCACGGGATGCTGCACGGCCACCAGAGCCCGCCGCTGCCCATGGACGCCACCAGCACCGACggcgccccctcctcctccgcctccgcttccccttcctcctcctcctcatcctcctcctcctcctccgcttccGATTCGCCGTCATGTTCCAACCCCTCCTCGCCGCAGTGCCCCCAGGACTCTGAGTCGGTGGTCTCCATGGACACCAACTCCAGCTCGGCGTCTTCCTGCGGCTCGGACAGCGGCGAGGACGAGGCCGTCGGCACGCCGAGGCAGCAAAGGTCGCCCGTCACCCTGGAAACGGGATGCGacggcaacagcagcagcatggaggagcagcagggcAGCTGGGGCTGCTGGGACGACAACGccgcggcggtggcggcggcggcggccgaaGGCAACCGCTTCAGCCATTACGGCGGGCAGCGCATCACCAACGCCGCCTACAGGGAGGAGAGGGGCGTTTACCAGCAGCTCAACGGCGCCCCCGGCTGTGAAGCcacacaaagacagaatgaGCTGAACGCACAAACTTCCTCAAGCGGTTACAGCGAACCAAGCGGCTGCCCGAGCAGCAGAGCACACCtg GTGTGTCCCATGAACACTTCACCTTACGTCGACCCCCGAAAGCCCAGCCAGGAGATCTGGGAGGAGTTCTCCATGAGCTTCACCCCGGCCGTGCGCGAGGTGGTCGAGTTCGCCAAGAGGATCCCGGGCTTCCGAGACCTCCCCGAGCACGACCAGGTCGGCCTGCTGAAGGCCGGGACCTTCGAG GTGTTGATGGTCCGATTCGCCTCCCTTTTCAACGTGGCCGAGCGGACGGTGACCTTCCTGAGCGGGCGGCGCTACAGCCTGGACGCTCTGCGGTCGCTGGGCGCCGGAGAGCTCCTCAACTCCATGTGCGAGTTCAGCGAGAAGCTGGCGGCCCTGAGGCTCGACGCAGACGAAATGAGCCTCTTCACGGCTGTGGTGCTCGTCTCAGCCG ATCGCTCAGGGATCCAGGACCTGAACTCGGTGGAGGCGCTGCAGGACAAACTGATCCGGGCGCTGAGGAACCAGGTGATGCAGAACCACGGGGACGAGTCGTCCACCACCTTCACCAAGCTGCTGCTCAAGCTTCCCGAGCTGCGTTCGCTCAACAACATGCACTCGGAGGAACTGCTCTCGTTCAAAGTTCACCCTTGA